From Staphylothermus hellenicus DSM 12710, a single genomic window includes:
- a CDS encoding type II/IV secretion system ATPase subunit: MKIIKNNSFFKILKHKFTREGSFETRKLIIKETFHEIIKQYIEKTVIVPVKPVNVVEEYVVGNVVRIYINRTGKSLLQYVVHEPGYDEDTIYAVSKLYMENPNCKDNMCIQETLSNINDEKLHRIYSEQPIKVNYHYFKITSGYGSLYPLIIDPYIEEIAVNASDKIVSIINRKYSWYGWMNTNIYIDEKLIDRLVLSIARRMGKHLSIAQPLAEGLTDEGLRISLTYGREVSRKGSSVVIRKKPSTPWTITRLIDMKMLSSLIAAYAWLVLELRGSILIVGGMSTGKTTLLQGLLTLIPPTRRVVTIEDTPEITGSTGLWDPLVERTVSIGESINVSMYDLLKFSLRRRADYIVVGEVRGREARLLLQASRLGHGVLATFHGEDAETVIERLISPPISIPKNMLSSIWSIIVLENINGARRVRSVYEITKNIKPARIIGLENNGLYNPSDAKSLAEKSIRLQLLLDTDDLAYELAARAAFLDKLVAKGIFSLNSLGEELVNYYYRGIEEIVEHR; the protein is encoded by the coding sequence ATGAAAATAATTAAAAACAATTCTTTTTTCAAAATTCTTAAACATAAATTTACTCGTGAAGGTTCTTTCGAAACAAGAAAACTAATCATTAAAGAAACTTTCCATGAAATTATAAAGCAATATATTGAGAAAACCGTGATTGTCCCAGTTAAGCCTGTTAATGTGGTTGAAGAATATGTTGTCGGAAACGTTGTAAGAATATATATTAATAGAACTGGTAAAAGCCTTCTACAATATGTGGTTCATGAGCCAGGCTATGATGAAGACACTATATATGCTGTTTCTAAGCTATACATGGAAAACCCTAATTGTAAAGATAATATGTGCATACAAGAAACGCTCTCAAACATTAATGATGAAAAACTTCATAGAATATATTCTGAACAACCAATCAAAGTTAACTATCATTACTTCAAGATAACTAGTGGATATGGATCACTATATCCACTGATAATTGATCCATATATTGAGGAAATAGCTGTTAATGCATCAGATAAAATTGTATCGATAATAAATAGGAAATACTCATGGTATGGATGGATGAATACTAATATCTATATAGATGAAAAACTAATTGATAGATTAGTCCTAAGTATCGCGCGTAGAATGGGTAAGCATTTATCAATAGCACAACCATTAGCAGAAGGCTTAACAGATGAGGGTTTAAGGATTAGTTTAACCTATGGTAGAGAAGTATCTAGGAAAGGCAGTAGCGTGGTTATCAGGAAAAAACCTAGTACTCCATGGACAATTACAAGACTAATAGATATGAAGATGTTGTCATCATTGATAGCGGCATATGCATGGTTAGTGCTTGAGCTACGAGGCTCAATACTTATTGTTGGCGGCATGAGCACTGGGAAAACAACTCTTCTACAAGGATTACTAACACTTATACCGCCAACAAGAAGAGTTGTAACAATAGAGGACACGCCTGAAATAACAGGTTCAACAGGTTTATGGGATCCCTTGGTTGAGAGAACAGTTAGTATTGGTGAAAGCATTAATGTCTCAATGTATGATTTACTAAAATTTAGCTTAAGGAGAAGAGCGGATTATATAGTTGTAGGTGAGGTAAGGGGGAGGGAAGCCCGTCTTTTACTACAAGCTAGTAGGCTGGGCCACGGGGTTCTAGCAACTTTTCACGGGGAAGACGCGGAAACTGTTATTGAAAGACTTATTTCTCCGCCAATATCTATTCCGAAAAACATGTTATCTAGTATATGGAGCATTATTGTTTTAGAAAACATTAATGGTGCGAGAAGAGTTAGAAGCGTATATGAGATTACCAAGAATATAAAGCCAGCTAGGATCATCGGGCTTGAAAACAATGGATTATATAATCCTAGCGATGCTAAGTCTCTAGCTGAGAAGAGTATAAGATTACAACTATTACTTGACACAGATGATTTAGCTTATGAGTTAGCGGCTAGAGCAGCTTTTCTCGATAAACTGGTTGCCAAAGGGATCTTTTCGCTTAATAGTCTTGGCGAGGAGCTTGTAAACTACTATTATAGAGGTATAGAAGAAATTGTTGAACATAGATAA
- the mtnA gene encoding S-methyl-5-thioribose-1-phosphate isomerase, which translates to MSSYPYPIKIRAVWWREEDKSICWINTKELPFKEEIICSSDPGRVAKAIIEMEIRGAPAIGVAAALAVASYANKVKTRDIDSFYREVDSAINILWNTRPTAHNLFWALRRMRKKLHEAVEKGVSIDEVVQILENEAKHIMDEDIRANIGLGEYGAELVPDNSTILTHCNAGALATAAFGTAEGIMRVAWYKGKKIKVIATETRPVLQGARLTVWELVKEGIPVTLITDNMAGYVIRKGLVDLVIVGADRITSEGYVVNKIGTYMIALAAKRKGIPFYVAAPTSTIDLESTINDIVIEERNPDEVRKVLGKPITLPDVPALNYAFDITDPDLVTAIITEKGVVKPPYRENLPKILKNN; encoded by the coding sequence ATGAGTAGTTATCCTTACCCTATAAAGATTAGAGCTGTCTGGTGGAGAGAAGAGGATAAAAGCATCTGCTGGATCAATACAAAGGAGTTGCCATTTAAAGAAGAAATAATTTGTAGTAGTGATCCTGGAAGAGTAGCTAAAGCAATTATCGAAATGGAGATCCGTGGTGCACCCGCAATAGGGGTAGCTGCCGCATTAGCTGTTGCTTCATATGCTAACAAGGTGAAAACGAGAGATATAGATAGTTTCTATAGAGAAGTTGATTCAGCTATTAATATCTTATGGAATACTAGGCCAACAGCACATAATCTATTCTGGGCTCTCCGTAGAATGCGTAAAAAACTTCATGAAGCTGTAGAGAAGGGAGTTAGCATTGATGAAGTCGTCCAAATTCTTGAGAATGAAGCAAAACATATAATGGATGAGGATATTCGTGCAAATATAGGACTCGGAGAATATGGTGCAGAACTTGTCCCCGACAACTCCACTATTTTAACGCATTGTAATGCAGGTGCTTTAGCAACAGCTGCTTTTGGAACAGCTGAGGGTATTATGAGGGTTGCATGGTATAAGGGTAAAAAAATAAAGGTCATAGCTACAGAGACTAGGCCTGTTTTGCAAGGTGCTAGGCTTACTGTTTGGGAGCTTGTAAAGGAGGGAATACCTGTTACTCTTATAACCGATAATATGGCAGGCTACGTTATTAGGAAGGGACTAGTTGATCTTGTAATAGTTGGTGCTGATAGAATAACAAGCGAGGGATACGTTGTTAACAAAATAGGTACATACATGATAGCATTAGCTGCAAAGAGAAAAGGAATACCCTTCTATGTTGCTGCTCCAACAAGCACTATAGATTTAGAATCCACAATAAACGATATCGTGATAGAGGAGAGAAACCCTGACGAAGTCCGTAAAGTTCTCGGAAAACCTATTACATTACCTGATGTACCAGCGTTGAATTATGCATTTGACATAACAGATCCAGATCTTGTAACAGCAATAATAACAGAGAAAGGAGTTGTTAAGCCACCCTATAGAGAAAACTTACCGAAAATTCTGAAAAACAACTAA
- a CDS encoding geranylgeranylglyceryl/heptaprenylglyceryl phosphate synthase produces the protein MGKVNNYIVENINNGRKLHFTLIDPDRVNDLGKLEETAARMVEFGTDAFLIGGSLGVTPEEAGETAKILKKTGLPVIIFPGNINCLTPYADAVLFMILMNSMEHYYLMHAQIAAAPIIKKYKLETLPTGYIVVYSETAVAHVGRTYPIPVNKPEIILSYAWAAEMIGIKYIYLEAGSGSPKPVPPSFPAIVKKNTNLITMVGGGIRSPFIAKKLVSSGADIIVTGTIVEEDPDKASKIISAIKKN, from the coding sequence TTGGGGAAAGTGAATAACTATATAGTTGAAAATATAAATAATGGTAGAAAACTTCATTTTACACTTATAGATCCTGATAGAGTAAATGATCTTGGAAAACTTGAAGAAACAGCTGCTAGAATGGTAGAATTTGGAACCGACGCATTCCTAATAGGTGGAAGCTTAGGTGTTACACCCGAGGAAGCAGGTGAGACAGCGAAGATTTTGAAAAAAACAGGCTTACCCGTAATCATATTTCCCGGAAATATTAATTGTTTAACACCATATGCTGATGCCGTATTATTCATGATCTTGATGAATTCTATGGAGCACTACTATTTAATGCATGCCCAAATAGCTGCAGCACCCATAATTAAGAAATATAAACTAGAAACTCTTCCCACTGGTTACATAGTTGTATATAGTGAAACAGCTGTCGCACATGTTGGTAGAACGTATCCGATCCCAGTTAACAAGCCAGAAATAATATTATCATATGCATGGGCAGCTGAAATGATTGGGATCAAGTATATTTACTTAGAAGCAGGTAGTGGTTCACCTAAACCTGTACCACCAAGCTTTCCCGCTATAGTAAAGAAAAATACTAATCTAATCACAATGGTTGGTGGCGGAATAAGGTCTCCATTTATTGCGAAGAAGCTTGTCTCAAGCGGTGCAGACATAATTGTTACTGGTACTATTGTCGAAGAAGATCCTGATAAGGCATCTAAGATAATCTCAGCTATAAAAAAGAACTAA
- the rpiA gene encoding ribose 5-phosphate isomerase A, with translation MYEYLKKLSSIYALRMFMDKIRDSKILGIGTGSTIKYFIDELIRLDMLKDKKVVVSSYATLNYLRKHGIDAYTPINCDYVDIYVDGLDEINSNMDIIKGRGAALLWEKQLAIRSKLRIYVADYTKVNPEPYLYMKPVPIEVVPNTAYYVIEKLAILGKPVLRMGKMKDGPIITDNGDFIIDLIYEKIQDARRVDEEIKKINGVVETGLFPNNLVDYVIVSYPGNIIRVYSRR, from the coding sequence TTGTATGAGTATTTAAAGAAATTATCCAGCATTTATGCATTGAGAATGTTCATGGATAAAATAAGGGATTCCAAAATATTAGGGATTGGCACAGGCTCTACGATTAAGTATTTCATAGATGAGCTTATCAGGTTAGATATGCTTAAGGATAAAAAAGTGGTTGTCTCAAGTTATGCTACTCTTAACTATCTCCGTAAACATGGAATAGATGCTTATACTCCAATAAACTGTGATTATGTAGATATATATGTTGATGGATTAGACGAGATCAATTCTAACATGGATATTATAAAGGGGCGGGGAGCAGCTCTTCTATGGGAAAAACAATTAGCTATTAGAAGCAAGCTGAGGATCTATGTCGCAGATTATACAAAAGTTAATCCAGAACCGTATCTCTACATGAAACCTGTACCTATAGAGGTAGTTCCCAATACAGCATATTACGTGATAGAAAAACTAGCCATTCTAGGTAAACCCGTTCTTCGCATGGGGAAAATGAAGGATGGCCCTATTATAACTGATAATGGGGACTTCATTATAGATCTTATCTATGAAAAAATACAGGATGCAAGGCGTGTGGACGAGGAAATAAAGAAAATTAATGGTGTAGTTGAAACCGGCTTGTTTCCTAATAACCTTGTTGACTATGTGATTGTATCCTATCCAGGAAATATTATTAGAGTATATAGTAGGCGATAA
- a CDS encoding preprotein translocase subunit Sec61beta, translating to MYLPKKSRRAHGRKKKEAPGPFTAAGLIRFYEEADVGIRMKPQVLIAIALIFTAIIIVLEKIL from the coding sequence ATGTATTTGCCTAAAAAATCTAGGAGAGCGCATGGTAGAAAAAAGAAGGAAGCACCAGGCCCCTTCACAGCTGCTGGGCTTATTAGATTTTATGAAGAAGCAGATGTAGGTATAAGAATGAAACCCCAGGTCTTGATAGCTATTGCACTTATATTTACAGCAATAATTATTGTTCTGGAAAAAATATTATGA
- the hisS gene encoding histidine--tRNA ligase — protein MKKELIQTPRGVRDLVGIDAQLHEYLIDKFRKISMLNGFKPINTPVIEFFKLFEVKSGEEIKKSMYVFKDKAGRLLALRPEITASIVRAYLKHMQGWTKPIRLYYVGQCFRYEEPQRGRYREFWQAGLEIIGDKNINADISAAYTASKYLEEIGIKHYYLVGNVAIYRAIMSKYNLPVEEQDHVLHLIDKKIIDEALHYLKQKNEELYEIIEKLLQTPLNKLEDFLEQYREIFGEKYEQLKEEVNKLIIFINNLKEIGFNTIYDPSLVRGLAYYTGLIFEYKAAKGLDISIGGGGRYDGLTEIYGGTYEYSTGLALGLDRIMLVMKEINYNPPKPISALIIILGNTPITIGYKIQERLSSIGISSWVFTTNKLRKALSIANKENMDFAIIIGEKEYREEKLSIKDLQAKEQITINNKLLEEKLLDLLLK, from the coding sequence TTGAAAAAAGAACTTATACAAACACCTAGAGGAGTAAGAGATCTAGTAGGAATAGATGCGCAGCTACATGAGTACTTAATTGATAAGTTCAGGAAAATATCCATGTTAAACGGGTTTAAACCCATAAATACACCGGTAATCGAGTTCTTCAAATTATTCGAAGTTAAAAGCGGCGAAGAAATCAAGAAATCAATGTATGTATTCAAAGATAAAGCTGGAAGACTGCTAGCACTTAGGCCAGAAATAACTGCTAGCATTGTACGTGCATATCTTAAACATATGCAGGGATGGACTAAACCTATTAGATTATACTATGTTGGACAATGCTTTAGATACGAGGAACCGCAGAGAGGCCGCTACCGTGAATTCTGGCAAGCGGGTTTGGAAATAATTGGTGATAAAAATATAAATGCTGATATCAGCGCCGCGTATACAGCTTCAAAATACCTTGAAGAAATCGGGATAAAGCATTATTATCTAGTAGGCAACGTAGCCATATACCGAGCTATTATGAGTAAATATAATTTACCGGTTGAAGAACAAGATCATGTGCTTCACCTAATCGATAAAAAAATAATTGATGAAGCACTACATTATTTAAAACAAAAGAATGAAGAACTATACGAAATCATAGAAAAATTATTGCAAACACCGCTGAACAAGTTAGAGGATTTCCTAGAACAATATAGGGAGATATTTGGAGAAAAATATGAACAGCTGAAAGAGGAGGTCAACAAACTAATTATTTTCATTAACAATTTAAAAGAAATAGGTTTCAACACCATATATGATCCTTCCCTAGTTAGGGGATTAGCATACTATACTGGGCTTATATTCGAGTACAAAGCCGCTAAGGGGTTAGATATAAGTATTGGTGGTGGAGGAAGATATGATGGATTAACAGAGATTTATGGTGGAACATATGAATACTCAACTGGATTAGCATTAGGACTAGATAGGATTATGCTAGTTATGAAAGAAATAAATTATAATCCGCCTAAGCCTATATCAGCATTAATTATTATTCTCGGCAATACACCCATAACAATAGGGTATAAGATACAGGAAAGATTATCATCTATAGGAATATCTTCATGGGTATTTACAACAAATAAACTAAGAAAAGCTCTAAGCATAGCTAATAAAGAAAACATGGATTTCGCGATTATTATTGGAGAAAAAGAATATAGAGAAGAAAAACTATCCATAAAAGATCTGCAAGCCAAAGAGCAGATAACAATTAATAATAAGCTTCTCGAGGAAAAACTACTAGATCTATTATTGAAATAG
- a CDS encoding GNAT family N-acetyltransferase, giving the protein MDLSEDVAVKIRFPRSSEAYDIFKIHLDSLSGLDEEDYEWFYNLLKVKSSGRIVLVADYHGKVVGFLIAYRRHNKIYIDSLAVDPKHRGLGIGSKLLRELEERLRGKKKKTIYLSVKKDNYSALGFYLKNDYVIDGVVLELSQQVSKVTKITIPNYSFILKNAKDAVINAHMLPTTWWSNITEPVDKLVYHRITDEKILIVYEDGKLRGVAEFQPDKKILVDYLAVSYHKPIEALLAIISKLGDIAYSLGAEQISVNIDSSKNKMIRAFLQNGFRITGSEYRLKKQLQH; this is encoded by the coding sequence ATGGATCTAAGTGAAGATGTAGCTGTTAAGATAAGGTTTCCCAGATCAAGCGAAGCATATGATATCTTCAAAATACATTTAGACAGTCTTAGTGGACTAGATGAGGAAGACTATGAATGGTTCTATAACTTATTAAAGGTTAAAAGTAGTGGGAGAATAGTTCTTGTAGCAGATTATCACGGCAAAGTTGTGGGTTTCCTAATAGCTTATAGAAGGCATAATAAAATATATATTGATTCATTAGCTGTTGATCCAAAACATAGAGGTCTTGGAATAGGTTCTAAGTTGCTTAGAGAACTAGAGGAGAGACTTAGAGGTAAGAAGAAGAAAACTATTTATTTAAGTGTTAAAAAAGATAACTATTCTGCTCTGGGCTTTTATTTGAAAAATGACTATGTCATAGATGGTGTTGTATTAGAGCTTTCTCAACAAGTAAGTAAAGTTACGAAGATAACTATTCCTAATTATTCATTTATATTAAAGAATGCTAAAGACGCTGTGATCAATGCTCATATGCTTCCCACAACTTGGTGGAGCAATATTACTGAGCCAGTTGATAAGCTCGTATATCATAGAATAACGGATGAGAAAATATTGATTGTATATGAAGATGGCAAGCTTAGAGGTGTCGCCGAGTTTCAACCAGATAAAAAGATCCTGGTGGATTATCTAGCGGTATCTTATCATAAGCCTATAGAAGCATTATTAGCGATCATCTCTAAGCTTGGCGATATAGCATATAGTTTAGGTGCTGAACAGATATCTGTAAACATAGATTCTAGCAAGAATAAAATGATCAGAGCATTTCTCCAAAACGGGTTCCGTATAACTGGTAGTGAGTATAGGTTAAAAAAACAATTACAACATTAA
- a CDS encoding MazG nucleotide pyrophosphohydrolase domain-containing protein: MGRDSMSIRQAQLLIREKYYERDHARGLFATYTWFIEEVGELAEALLSQNKESIEEEIADVLAWLLSVANLVGVDVEKAFEKKYLK, encoded by the coding sequence ATGGGCAGAGACTCTATGAGTATTAGACAAGCACAGTTATTGATAAGGGAAAAATACTATGAGAGGGATCATGCCCGGGGATTATTTGCTACTTATACATGGTTTATTGAAGAGGTGGGCGAATTAGCAGAGGCACTGCTTTCCCAAAACAAGGAGTCTATAGAAGAGGAGATAGCAGATGTTTTAGCATGGCTGTTAAGTGTTGCAAATCTTGTTGGTGTTGATGTGGAGAAAGCTTTTGAGAAGAAATATCTTAAATGA
- a CDS encoding endonuclease produces the protein MKYNYIVWFDRSRCIGMVKDKKTINDLEKKWYGRLEGENLVLDIVEIAYLLLQGRIRLAMEGLEITTYNEFLEKNYSCLKQFFWPKLVVYKDLRDRGRKVRVIDDKKFLVKDKHGDLRLVVILEEGSKRPVDTIIKDIETAHSNSLELIYAIVSLQGDLTYYEVSKIEPRNER, from the coding sequence ATGAAATACAACTATATAGTGTGGTTTGATCGATCTCGATGTATAGGTATGGTTAAAGACAAAAAGACCATTAATGATTTAGAGAAAAAATGGTATGGTAGGCTGGAAGGAGAAAACTTGGTTTTAGATATTGTTGAGATAGCATATCTGCTTCTACAAGGTAGAATACGCCTAGCTATGGAAGGATTAGAAATAACAACGTATAATGAGTTTTTAGAGAAAAACTATAGTTGCCTAAAACAATTCTTTTGGCCAAAACTAGTTGTATATAAGGATCTGAGGGATCGGGGGAGAAAAGTAAGAGTTATAGATGATAAGAAGTTTCTGGTTAAAGATAAGCATGGTGATCTAAGACTAGTTGTTATATTAGAGGAAGGCTCAAAAAGACCAGTAGATACTATTATTAAAGATATTGAAACAGCACATAGTAATAGCTTAGAACTCATTTATGCTATTGTTAGTTTGCAAGGAGATTTAACATATTATGAAGTTTCAAAAATAGAGCCGAGGAATGAGCGTTGA
- a CDS encoding RtcB family protein: MSHNVRLEKIGEYEWRIPKGFKKCMKTDAIIFADEYLLEKMRSDLTLVQAANVACLPGIQLNMYVMPDGHQGYGFPIGGVAGFDAETGVISPGGVGYDINCGVRVLRTDLDEEDVRPRLKELVNTLFRNVPSGVGATGKLRLSFAQLDEVLNRGVEWAVENGFGWPEDMEHIEERGSWKIADAGKVSRRAKRRGHNQLGTLGAGNHFLEVQVVDKIYDPEAAKAMGITHEGQVTVMIHTGSRGLGHQVASDYLLIMERAMRKYGIRPPDRELASLPFKTPEAQEYFKAMAAAANFAWTNRQIIMHWTRESFKQVFHRDPEDLGMKLIYDVAHNIAKIEEHIVDGKKYKVVVHRKGATRAFPPGHPEIPKDYQSIGQPVLIPGSMGTASYILVGTKKGVRTWHSAPHGAGRWMSRGAAIRTYRPERVVEELSRKGIMLRAATRRVISEEAPGAYKDVDRVVLVAHKVGIGKLVVRLRPMGVVKG, translated from the coding sequence TTGAGCCATAATGTTAGGCTTGAAAAAATAGGGGAATATGAGTGGCGTATACCTAAAGGGTTTAAAAAATGTATGAAGACTGATGCAATAATCTTTGCTGATGAGTACCTGTTAGAAAAGATGAGATCTGATCTCACGCTTGTTCAAGCAGCAAATGTCGCTTGCCTACCTGGTATACAGTTAAACATGTATGTAATGCCAGATGGCCATCAAGGCTATGGGTTCCCCATAGGTGGAGTAGCGGGGTTCGATGCTGAAACAGGAGTTATTAGTCCGGGAGGAGTAGGTTATGATATAAACTGTGGAGTAAGAGTTCTCCGTACTGATCTTGACGAAGAAGATGTAAGACCTAGATTAAAAGAACTAGTAAATACCCTCTTCAGAAACGTTCCAAGCGGTGTTGGTGCAACTGGTAAACTCAGATTAAGCTTTGCCCAGTTAGATGAGGTATTAAACCGTGGAGTAGAATGGGCTGTGGAAAATGGGTTCGGCTGGCCGGAAGACATGGAACATATAGAGGAGCGGGGAAGCTGGAAAATCGCAGATGCAGGCAAAGTTAGTAGAAGAGCTAAGCGGAGAGGACATAACCAACTCGGCACTCTAGGCGCAGGAAACCATTTCTTAGAAGTACAAGTGGTAGATAAAATATATGATCCCGAAGCAGCTAAGGCTATGGGAATAACTCATGAAGGACAAGTTACAGTAATGATTCATACAGGCAGTCGTGGATTAGGGCATCAAGTAGCAAGTGATTACTTGTTAATAATGGAGAGAGCAATGCGAAAATACGGTATAAGACCTCCGGACAGAGAATTAGCAAGCTTACCGTTCAAAACACCGGAAGCACAAGAATATTTTAAAGCTATGGCTGCTGCTGCAAACTTTGCATGGACAAATAGACAAATAATAATGCATTGGACACGTGAAAGCTTTAAACAAGTATTCCATAGGGATCCAGAAGATCTTGGAATGAAGCTAATATATGATGTAGCACACAATATTGCAAAAATAGAAGAGCACATAGTAGATGGTAAAAAATACAAAGTTGTAGTTCATCGTAAAGGAGCTACAAGAGCATTCCCGCCGGGACACCCCGAAATACCAAAAGATTATCAAAGCATAGGGCAACCCGTACTAATTCCTGGAAGCATGGGAACAGCAAGCTATATCCTAGTTGGTACAAAGAAAGGAGTTAGAACATGGCATAGTGCACCACATGGTGCAGGGAGATGGATGAGCCGTGGAGCAGCTATTAGGACATATCGTCCTGAACGAGTAGTGGAAGAATTATCGAGAAAAGGCATTATGTTACGAGCAGCGACGAGGAGAGTTATAAGCGAAGAAGCCCCAGGTGCTTATAAAGATGTTGATAGAGTAGTGCTTGTAGCCCATAAAGTGGGCATAGGTAAACTAGTTGTTAGGCTGAGGCCTATGGGGGTTGTAAAGGGCTAG
- a CDS encoding DUF996 domain-containing protein, whose protein sequence is MDLESAKILGLVGVILELVGSLTGVSGYGSILSIVGLVLLLIAVHELAEISGVKAIFDKYLMGVIFVIIGVVIVIIIIIPLGLMGIGVPVYIRGNGFPSTSLPSLPIAVIIAVIIAFIIMYIFLLLGYIRIRDSYYMIADTFKHNIFHTVGTIYFIGAILTIILVGFIILLIGNIIELVAWATLPTQRVGVFEETTKREAPII, encoded by the coding sequence ATGGATCTGGAATCAGCTAAGATACTTGGTTTAGTAGGCGTTATATTAGAGCTTGTAGGATCACTAACTGGAGTTTCTGGATATGGTTCAATATTGTCGATTGTAGGCCTAGTCCTCTTACTAATAGCCGTCCATGAACTAGCCGAGATAAGCGGTGTTAAAGCAATTTTCGATAAGTATTTGATGGGAGTAATATTTGTGATAATAGGGGTTGTAATAGTCATCATCATTATTATACCTCTAGGACTTATGGGTATTGGTGTGCCTGTATATATTCGAGGGAATGGATTCCCATCAACATCATTGCCTTCACTACCCATCGCAGTAATTATAGCGGTAATTATAGCATTTATTATTATGTATATATTCCTGCTACTTGGATATATTAGGATAAGAGATAGCTATTACATGATAGCTGACACATTTAAACACAACATATTCCATACAGTGGGAACAATTTATTTCATAGGAGCAATACTAACAATAATCCTAGTCGGATTTATCATATTACTAATAGGCAATATAATAGAATTAGTTGCTTGGGCCACACTACCAACACAAAGGGTAGGTGTATTCGAGGAAACAACTAAACGTGAAGCACCCATTATATAA